In the Populus trichocarpa isolate Nisqually-1 chromosome 1, P.trichocarpa_v4.1, whole genome shotgun sequence genome, AGAACTAGGCCATTAGAGACAAGACACATGAACAAAATCATGTATCATCATGTGggaccattgatttttttatccgcGTGCCTTGTCTCTCTTGGCCTAGTCTATGGGTGAGTTTGTAGACTAACTCTACACAAACTTTTTAGAAAATAGTATTTATCACAAAGAAAGCAGACACatgaaaattgtatttttatcacaGAGAAAAGGGAGTGCAAACCATGTTTTGATATCATTCATTTTGAATATGAAATTGGTTTTGTATGATCAAACACCTCAATAACCAATATCAAATACGCTGCgaaacaattaaatatataacaaaaaatgttAGCAGTTCTGGCATTCCATGTTTGAGATGAGTTGGTTTTTCGCTTTTAATCTTAGTCTTCTCTTATTCCATGTACTAAAACTGTAACTTATTGGAGATTAGAGTTGCTCAAAAAATCGTTGATAGTTTGAATTTTGTGTTTCAGTTTCTATATGGTGATGAATATCTGACTTACTAATATGAAACTGTATCAGATAACTACTGAGGTTGCTCTGGTGCTATTTTCTTCCGCTGCCATTCTGCTTTTTGTCCCATTCAAGTATGTTGCTGCTTGTCTTATCTTTGATCTCTTCACTCGGGAGCTCGAGTTCCGGAGGGAAATGGCTAAGAAGTTTGTTACCTTTCTGAAGGAGCGTTGGGACACGGTACCTGCAGCTCCCGTAGCCGTATTACCTTTTGAAAGTAATGTCTCTACACAAGGTAATCAACAGAAGAAAATAGATGAGCAGACAAAAAAGAAGCTATAGTAGTGGCAAGCGTAGAGGTAATCATGTATATAGGATGGCAAATGGCTATAATGAAAAAGCCACCTGCAGCCTGCTGGTCCATTATCGAGTGGACTGGAAGACATTAATGGAAGCAATTCAGAATCTTGTTCAGGGAATTTGTACAACTCATTCCTCTTAACATGGTTCAGCATGTAAACTGTTGATTCTCCCTAAATGCCCTCAATGCCAATGCATCCTTGCCAATGAAGTTAAACGATCGAAATGCCCAGGTAGtgatgaataaaaaacttttccaCTGGTTACATCTTGGTCTTGGTTACGAGCTGATTAACATCTGTTCCtattcttttcttatatatatatatatatatatatatatatatatatatatatgatacacATGAAAAACACCATTTTCTAGATGAAAATGGGGCAATTTTAAACTGataaacaaacaatttttttttttttttaacaaaggaGAGGTTCAAACTCGAGAACTCTTGGAAGAGAGGGGACACTAATATTAATTGAGTTGAGCTGCAAATCATTAGCGACCAACCCATAAGTTGGCCTTGTACAGAAATTGCTAGaacttcatttttaaaataaataacatagaCAGTGACAGCATCCGAATCCATCCTCCTAGGTCCAGGGGAGGTGCGGTCGAACCAGTTGATGTATTGCAAACAAGCTTCTTGTCGTGATAAGAGCACACGCTTTGATTCCTGGAATCACAAACAAGTAGTTAGTCGGTCAGAATATTGTTCATACGCTTTTGTATATTTTCTTGCTTGATTTGCaatctttttttgttctatcAAAAGGGGCATCAAATATGCGAGCTGCTCACCTCGAGGCACAAAAGATGATGATGTATTCTGATGCAGAGCATGTTATGATGCTTGCTCGGTCGTCAAATGCATAACTGGATGCTGCAGGGCATACTTGTTTAAAACTCCTGGAATAGTTACTTGGCTGACATGCAGCAGGATCTGCAAACGCTCCCCGACAGCAATATTCATCGGTGTTGAATGCATTACAAGCGCTCCGGCAAGCAATGACCTTCCCATTGGACTTAACAGCCAGTTCAGACGAGCAATTCTGTCTCAGGTCTCCTTCGCAACCAGCAATGCTACAATTTCCCTTGCCATTAATAGGAGAAATAACTATAGGCAAATTATAACCATCCACAAGGCTAAGATCGTAGAAATCAACATCATCACCGAGAGTGAATTCGGCAATGGTGTTGGGCGGGTTGCTTGGACCTGTGCAATTCAGGGAGGTGCCACAGCTACCAGTCTGGCATGTTCCAGTGCCGGTCTTGTCAAAATTACAACCGGTGCGTGCCCATATCCGGCCACTCCATCCGACCGTGGCATTGTAGATGGCGGTTTGGCCTGGTTTGAGAGCAAAACCTTCACCACGATTGCTGTCACCTTTTGTTATTATTCCAGGCCATATCATCTCTTTGCAGTTATTAACTAACGTGAAAGGTTTTGCATTTGTGGATGCGTTTTGCCCTGCCCATCATCATAACTTAAACTAAACACACAAAACAACGTTACAGAAACTGATGATAGTTACGGCATGAGTAGAGAATGTTACCTGCTGCAACAGTAATATTCATGAGAACGAGCACTGACAGGGGCAcgagtagaagaagaagatcatGTACCCTTGGATTCTGGGCCATCTCAAGACGATATCTTCTTAGTGGGTGACAAGCTTGAGACAATGGAAGAGATGCTTTTATATATACGATAATTAACTATCTGGGAGAATGCGTGTGGCAGAGATCACAAGTGAATCTGCAATATTCATAGACAACTCAGAAAGGGTTCCTTGCTTATAAGCCTAACCAAATCCAGATACCTTGCTCTCACATCTAATTTCATTAGCACAGTACACTTTCCACTTTATTTGaccttttaaattattgttgccatatctttttatctcttaatttgttGATGGCATGCTCTCTAATGTCCTTGGATCCAAAACCATTGATATTAAATAAGAGTTTGAGGTTGGCTTCCTCTGCGGTTTCAAGTTCGAGTCttgtagttgctcatatgatggccactggaggcttacacagtcgttaacttcagggcccgtgggattagtcgaggtgcgtgcaagctgactcggacacccacgttaaactaaaaaaatgccaagatttatatgaattatatatGGAAATTTATCTCCATGGCTACGCAGGACAGTGAGGAAAATAGGTCCcgtcattctttttttttcgacCTAGCGAGTTGATGATTAGAGcacgtttgtttttgtgttttaaaaatttttttatttgattttttacttttaattaattttttttaatgttttcagatcgtttgatgtaataatattaaaaataattttttaaaaataaaaaatattattttaatatataaaaaaaaacaatttttattcttaaaaaacatatactTACTTACCCAACAGCCATTTTAAAGGCTGAAGTATTATATCAGAGCCCATTGGGATATGCACTTGAGGTGGTGAGGAGTGAAGAGTGGCTGCCCTTATGGTGTTAAAAGGGAGAccacattataattataaatataaacattaaaaaaaaaaaacactaaatcaaAACAGTGTTTCCTTGTAGCACCTGAGATGTATCCACTGCTCACGTGTCGTGAAGAAAATGAATATAGTcactgtatttttattatttattatttggtcCCTGAAATTTTATGGATTTACATCTCATTCCTCAAACTATATTTTCATGGCTTTTCAATCCATGGACTATGAGAGATTAAAAAGAAAGTCGTCAGAGAATaacaaggagagagaaagagttcAGACGAACACATTTTAGctacaaaaaaattttatggAGGTTTTGCTCATCAAAGATGtcggaagaaaagaaaaaatcaggGCTTGTTAAGGTTTTTAGATCcattttgagttttaattttttaaagtaattttaggatattttgggggatgaaatgaagtgatttaGAATTCTAGGATGTTTGAGAGGTTTTTTTCCTggtgagaagaaaaaaagttaacaaaaaaaatgagagtTTTGCCTctataaatgaaaatttcactcttttatttaaattattgtgaatatttattttaattatcttggatttttattaaaaaaacattgataataaaaaatatatttttcataaaaatgaagaagataaagaaTGAGGCTTTCAACTTAATAAATGCATTTTCTCTTCTATAGAATTTAAATCTTTCAAAGTCTTATGAATTTTACAttattatgagttttttttaacaagaaaaagatattctttttcagaaaataaGTTATTAAGGAAACGAGAGTTACGCCTCTACATATAAAATTTTTCACTCctttatttaaatcattaagtttttgtgattatttactttaattatcttatatttttatttaaaagagataATTACAAAAAGCCTCCtataatttacttattttttcattttatttcaattcttttaaaaattacactttacaATATAATAAAGTTTATATGTTTGTAGCGGTTTACATTATCAAGCTTGCgtgccaaaaataaataaatgctattatattttatttaactactGAAAAACCCTTGTAATATATCAACATTAcaattttttcattgaattaaaaaatacccTACCCACCACGAAGCCTAgcatcttctctttcttttcttttttttaatctatacattttaaaaatatttttgaaaatatttaaattttttgctttaaattaattttttttaatatttttaaatcattttaatttgttaatatcaaaaataatttttaaaaatccctCAAATCCATAAATATTTGGCCATGCCTCCAAGTTTATCAAATAGTTGGTTGAATTGAAAATTGGCTTGCACAAAATTGTAGAGGCAGGGAGTCAGGGACCATGCACTGGCCCTT is a window encoding:
- the LOC18094904 gene encoding pathogenesis-related thaumatin-like protein 3.5, with translation MAQNPRVHDLLLLLVPLSVLVLMNITVAAGQNASTNAKPFTLVNNCKEMIWPGIITKGDSNRGEGFALKPGQTAIYNATVGWSGRIWARTGCNFDKTGTGTCQTGSCGTSLNCTGPSNPPNTIAEFTLGDDVDFYDLSLVDGYNLPIVISPINGKGNCSIAGCEGDLRQNCSSELAVKSNGKVIACRSACNAFNTDEYCCRGAFADPAACQPSNYSRSFKQVCPAASSYAFDDRASIITCSASEYIIIFCASRNQSVCSYHDKKLVCNTSTGSTAPPLDLGGWIRMLSLSMLFILKMKF